One window from the genome of Diabrotica virgifera virgifera chromosome 6, PGI_DIABVI_V3a encodes:
- the LOC114343207 gene encoding soluble calcium-activated nucleotidase 1 — protein MIPPKDWRKALKSQPAYRIVNRTICCQTFFVYSVGLTGIILLFFLYTHSSTGTSSSYYRRSNYNYTYPITRPIKTKSMHTFRIGIIADLDQSSHSKKETDTWYSYFKTGYLTYNPQTHHIVVNWDQKEADMLKTSYALKGRGLELSELVTFDGKLLTFDDRTGLVFELVNNKIIPWLILMDGNGKTQKGFKSEWATVRDEVLYVGSIGKEWTSAEGEFVNNDPQYIKTITKEGHINHINWVEEYNRLRGIIGIKWPGYMIHESGLWSAVHKRWFFLPRRCSKERYNESLDEHRGCSVLITADANVNDVNVIEIGNAKPTRGFSSFKFVPTSNDQVIVALRTEELNGNTATYITAFTIDGHILLEDEHIADDKYEGFEFI, from the coding sequence ATGATTCCACCAAAGGATTGGAGAAAAGCTCTAAAATCACAACCAGCTTATAGAATTGTAAATAGGACAATATGTTGCCAGACGTTCTTTGTGTATTCAGTGGGACTAACAGgcataattttgttgtttttcttgTACACACATTCTTCAACTGGTACCAGTAGTTCATATTATAGAAGAAGTAATTATAATTATACCTATCCAATAACTAGGCCTATAAAGACGAAATCCATGCACACTTTCCGAATAGGTATAATCGCAGATTTAGATCAAAGTTCACATAGTAAAAAAGAAACAGATACTTGGTATTCCTACTTCAAAACTGGATATTTGACGTACAATCCTCAAACACATCACATAGTAGTTAATTGGGATCAAAAAGAAGCAGACATGCTGAAAACGAGTTATGCCCTCAAAGGTAGAGGATTAGAGCTGTCAGAATTGGTTACGTTCGATGGTAAATTATTAACGTTTGATGATAGAACTGGCCTAGTGTTTGAATTAGTGAATAACAAAATAATTCCTTGGTTAATTCTTATGGATGGTAATGGAAAAACTCAAAAAGGTTTCAAATCAGAATGGGCTACCGTTAGGGATGAAGTGCTTTACGTAGGGTCAATAGGAAAAGAATGGACAAGTGCAGagggtgagtttgtaaataatGATCCACAATATATAAAAACCATCACCAAAGAAGGCCATATCAACCATATAAACTGGGTTGAAGAATATAATAGATTAAGAGGTATAATCGGAATAAAGTGGCCTGGTTACATGATCCATGAAAGTGGACTGTGGTCAGCTGTACATAAGAGATGGTTTTTTCTACCAAGACGGTGCAGCAAAGAAAGGTATAATGAGAGTTTAGATGAACATCGTGGATGTTCAGTGCTTATTACCGCTGACGCAAATGTTAATGATGTGAATGTGATAGAAATTGGTAATGCCAAACCAACTAGAGGTTTTTCAAGCTTTAAATTTGTTCCCACATCGAATGACCAAGTGATCGTAGCTTTAAGAACTGAAGAGTTAAATGGAAACACTGCAACATACATAACAGCATTCACGATCGATGGTCACATACTGCTGGAAGATGAACACATTGCTGATGATAAATATGAAGGTTTTGAGTTCATTTAG